From Topomyia yanbarensis strain Yona2022 chromosome 1, ASM3024719v1, whole genome shotgun sequence, one genomic window encodes:
- the LOC131676114 gene encoding putative odorant receptor 83c — MAGKSCLLDFEKILFWQQLILKSIGLDYYSSDFQYTPLTIFVLILVVVFMGVSLIDLYLFRSDIFNFTFVLVTFFYGVVGTTRIIVGLSKTKFCAKMIQEAKLTYQYASDSDQEQQVLWRTTKLLKQSTISYSIIFIGGCLLAAFIPLAIYLWNGEKIFPFGTMVPLVDPTTPDGYQLTYMYQISCMLWAPVGLTASQNMYLALLFNICIQYDLLMVNLGDADRLIEANRDGALEQEIRGKLKQIVNSQQRLSNFIAQIENLFSVQIFVEVSSNALQIVVTLFVMNVEIWMPGYLLLLVSTFQLFLVCILGTMIDIKSDQFSERVYNIPWHKMRNSEQKMIRFMLESSQRSQRLTYGGMIPINMNLFLSVAGNRM; from the exons ATGGCTGGTAAAAGCTGCCTTCTGGACTTCGAGAAAATACTCTTCTGGCAACAACTGATCCTTAAATCAATTGGCCTAGACTATTACAGCTCGGATTTTCAGTACACTCCGTTGACAATTTTCGTACTAATTTTGGTCGTCGTTTTCATGGGAGTATCTTTAATAGATCTGTACCTTTTCCGGAGTGACATATTCAATTTCACCTTCGTGCTAGTGACATTCTTCTACGGAGTAGTTGGCACCACTCGAATTATTGTCGGTTTAAGCAAAACTAAATTCTGTGCTAAAATGATCCAAGAGGCAAAGCTAACATACCAATATGCATCGGACAGTGACCAGGAGCAGCAGGTTCTGTGGCGGACAACCAAACTACTAAAACAAAGCACTATCAGCTATTCTATCATCTTCATTGGTGGCTGCCTGCTGGCAGCCTTTATTCCTCTAGCCATTTATCTGTGGAACGGTGAAAAGATTTTCCCTTTCGGAACCATGGTACCGTTGGTTGACCCCACGACGCCAGATGGTTACCAGCTAACGTACATGTACCAGATCAGCTGTATGTTGTGGGCTCCAGTTGGGCTAACTGCTTCCCAGAACATGTACCTGGCACTTCTGTTCAATATCTGCATTCAGTACGATCTGTTGATGGTGAACTTGGGAGATGCGGATCGTTTGATTGAGGCTAATCGCGACGGAGCACTGGAGCAGGAAATACGTGGCAAACTGAAGCAGATAGTTAACAGCCAGCAACGGCTGTCGAATTTTATAGCCCAAATAGAGAATTTGTTCTCGGTGCAGATATTTGTGGAAGTTAGCAGCAATGCACTGCAAATTGTTGTTACACTGTTCGTTATGAATGTG GAAATCTGGATGCCCGGCTATCTGTTGCTGCTTGTGTCGACTTTTCAGCTATTTTTGGTTTGTATTCTGGGCACGATGATCGATATCAAGAGTGATCAGTTCTCGGAACGGGTGTACAACATTCCCTGGCATAAAATGCGCAATTCGGAGCAGAAGATGATTCGATTCATGCTGGAAAGTTCGCAACGCTCCCAACGACTCACTTACGGAGGGATGATCCCGATAAATATGAACCTGTTTTTGTCGGTAGCTGGAAATCGTATGTAG